The sequence below is a genomic window from Variovorax paradoxus B4.
CACCGCCACGCCCTTCGCCACGCTGGACAAGCCCTGCACCGACATCCTCTGGACGGCGGCCAACGGCACGTCGCCCGCGCGCTGCTGGGTGTGGGTGAAGGATGGCCCCGACTTCGGCCTCTGGGTGCGCGCCAACGGCACCGCCAATTTCAAGAAGGTGACGGTCGATGCGACAGCGGGCCTGGCCTACGTCGCGCGGCGGGGCGCGCTGGCGGCCTCCAACCCGCCGACGCAGGTGTGGCTGCTCAACGACTACGGCGGCGGCGCCGGCACCGCGGGCCTGTTCCGCGTGACCAACCCGGCCAGCGGCACCGACCCGGTGGCGCACGGCGTGGTCGGCGTGCCCGACGTGCTGCGCAACCAGGGCTTCTACGACATCGCCATCGCAGTCGACCCCAACAACGCCAACCGCGTGGTGCTGGGCGGCTGCTTCATGGAAGACGTGCAGCTGGACGGCAAGCAAGTCCAATACAACGCTGCGATCACCGTGGCCGACGTCGCGGCCAATCCCGCCAACGCCGGCATCCTGACCTATGGGCAGCCCAACCGCTACACGCTCATCGGCCTGGGCGCGCATGCCGACGTGCACGCGCTGGCCTTCAGCAACGCCGGCACCTCGCTGTGGACGGGCTGCGACGGCGGCGTGTTCCGCAGCGACCGGCCCGACCGCCCGGCCGGCTTCTATCCGCGCAACCACGGTCTGAGCATCAGCGAGAGCAACTACGTGGCCTGCCATCCCATGGCCGAGGGGCACCTCCTCAGCGGCCTGCAGGACAACGGCACGGTGCAGCGCATGTCCAGCGGCGTGTGGAAGATGAAGTACATGGGCGACGGCGGCGGCATCGTCCTGAACGCGGCCAACCCGAGCGAGTCCTTCGCGCAGTACGTGCAGGGCAACTGGAACCGCGACCCCACCGGCGGCACCGGCCCGCTGACCCGCGGCAACCTGGTGCTGCCTTCCGAACGCGACGGCGCCGCCTTCTATTCGATGCCGGCCAACATCGCCAACACGCGCAGCGCGCCGGCGGCGGGCGTGCCGGCCAGCTTCAGCCAGACCTTGATCGGCACCTGGCGGCTCTGGTACTCGGACGACTTCGGCAAAAGCTGGGTCACGCTGCCCACCGCGACCGACCCGCTGGCCGGCATGACCGCCACGCCGCCGGTCATCAACGCCGGGCAGGACAGCCTCGGCAACGTGATCACCGCCTGCCGCTGGCAGGGCCCCGACGTGGCCTGGGTGCTGTGCGACCAGCGCATCCGGCGCTATTCGCGCGCCGCCGGCGCGCCCAACGGCGGCGGCCCGGGCGTGTGGGTGGACCAGAACGTGGTGCCGACCGGCTACACCCCGCCGCCCACCCCGCCCGGCATCCCGCCCAGCCCCGAGCCCGGGGGCAAGGCCAAGAAGCGGCCGCCCCCGCCGCCACCCGCGCCTGCCCCCGCGCCCCTGCCGATCTCGCTGCTCGACTCGGAGGTATGGACCGACATGGCACCCAACCTCGACGCGCCGCCGGCGCCCGGCCAGCCGCCCGCGCAGCACGGCACGCTGGGCGCGCTGTACGTGGGCACCATCGGCCACAAGACGATGCCCAACACCGACACGCTGTTCTGGTTCGACGGCACCGACAAGTGGTATCCCACCGGTCTTCATGCCATCGTGCCGGCGCCGGTGCTGGCCATCGCCTGCCGGCCGGAGCTTCCGCTGGAGGTGTGGGCCGGCACCGCGGTGGGCGTGTGGCAGGGCGTGCGCACCGACCACGGCGCCGATGCGCCGACCTGGGCCTGGACGCAGCGCGTCAACGGCCTGCCCGAGGCGGCGGTGGAAGACCTGGCCTTCCACAGCTTCAACGGCGTGACCCTGCTGCGCGCGGGCGTCGCAGCGCGCGGCGTGTGGGAGCTGCGGCTGGATGATCCGACCGCGGCTGACCGGACCTACCTGCGCATCCACGAGGACGATTTGCGCTACGCCGTGCCGCCTCTGGTGACGCCGCCCAACGGCAACCTGCGCGTGCTGAAGAAGCGCGACCTGGTCACCGACCGCTCCTGGCACAGCAGCCCCGACATCCGCCCGCGCAAGGCGCCAGCCGCCATGCCCGCACCGTCCACGCTGCCCTGGCGGCGCGACCCCTTCCGCGGCACGAAGGAGCAGTTGCGCCGCTTCCAGGCCGCGCTGCGCTCCAGCACCAGCGACCCGCGTATCGTCGCCAACGGCATCTGGGACGTGTACTTCAGCGAGGTGCTGCGCGACCATGGCGCGCCGGTGCTGGCGGTGCCGGCCACGGTGCCGCCCGCGCCGCCGATGCCGGCGCTGAGCGTGGCGCGCATCAACGCGGCCTTCTGGAACACGCACATGACCGGCGCCCATGCCACGCGCGAGCCCTGGGGCACCGGCAAGCCGACCGAAGCCGACCTGTACGAGCTCACACCCGACATCCCCGAGGGCGACCTGGGCCGCACCTCGTATGCGCTGAAGCGCGGCGCCCTCAAGGTCGACATCGTGGTGCAGCACCGCGGACTCGGCGCGCGCGACGGCGCCGACGTGCGCGTGACGCTGTTGCAGTGGATCGACCCCAAGCCGCACCACCGCGCCAAGTGGAACGACACCGCGACCTGGTTCACCGACCCGGTGCCGTGGACCGGCGCGGTCAACGAGGTGCTGAACTCCGCCGCCGGCACCACCGCGCTGGCTTTCGGCGCCGGCTGGAGCTTCGTCGGCAGCACCGACGCCACGCGGCGCCAGACGCTGGCCGGCCAGACGCTGGACGCCACGCACGCCGGCATCGCGACCTTCGACCTGGCTACCGGCACGCTGGCCAACAACCGCGTGATCCTGCTGGTGGCCGTGATCCGGGCCGGCGCCGACATCGCGCTCGCACCCGCCACCCTGCAGGAGCTGGCGCTGACTCGTCCCGAAGTCGCCGTGCGTTCGCTGCACGTCACCACCACTTGAGGAAGAACAGGAGCCCCGCCATGACCATCGTCCGGAAGATCTGCTCGCCCTACCTGCCCGTCCACAGCGGCCGCCCCGCCACGACTGCGCGAGCGAGCGAACAGGCCGCCACCGACGAACGCGTCGACAACATCCGCATCCGGCCGCTGGGCGCGCCCGCCGCGGGCCGCGCGCGTGCCGCGGTGGAACGCATGAAACTCTGGGACAACGGCCGCACGCTGCGCGTGAAGTTCCTCGACGGCGTGCCCGAGGTGCAGGCCAGGGTCGAGGCGATCGCGCACGAGTGGGAAGCCATCGCCAACCTCACGCTGAAGTTCGTGGCAGCCGGCGCCAGCGAGATCCGCATCAGCTTCGCCGAAAAGGGCTTCTCGTGGTCGACCGTCGGCACCGACGCGCTCACCGTCGCCGCCACGAAGGCGACCATGAACTACGGCTGGCTGGAGCCGAGCACCGCGCTGCGCGAATACCAGCGCGTGGTGCGCCACGAGTTCGGCCATGCGCTCGGCATGATCCACGAGCACCAGAACCCGGCCGCCCAGGGCCAGATCCCGTGGGACAAGGAGAAGGTCTACGCCTACTACGCGCAGCAGAACTGGACGCGCGACGACGTCGACTTCAACCTGTTCCAGCTCTACAGCGAGGACAGCACCAACCACACCGCGTTCGACCCGACCTCGATCATGGAATACGCGATCCCCGATTCGCTGACGGTCGGCTCGTATTCGGTCGGCTGGAACACCGAGTTCTCGGCCACCGACATCGAGTTCATGCGCCGCCAGTACCCGAGGGCATCGCCGGGCACGGTCGAGCTCGCCATCGGCGCCGCCCGCACCAGCGCCGAGCTGGCGACGGCCGGCGAGGTCGACACCTACCACTTCGACGTGGCCGCCGCCGGCACGCACATCATGACCACCGAAGGCCCGAGCGACACCGTGCTGACGCTGCACGGCCCCAACGACGCCGGCGCCGTGCTGGCCTGGGACGACGACCGCGGCAAGGGCCTGAACGCCCGCATCATGCGCAAGTTGCAGCCGGGCAGCTACTGGCTGTCGGTGCGCCACAAGAGCGCGCAGTCCACCGGGAGCTATACCGTGGGGGTCAAGAAAAGCGGTTGATGCGGGCCGACCTGGCGCGCAGCGACTCGTACAACTGCGCCGGCCCCAGCAGAACGTCCTTCAGGCCATCACGAACCCGCTCTGAACCCAATGCCTGCGTGCCCATCGTCGTGTGGGCTTCGAGTGCGTCCATGATCGCGTGCAGCAGCGCATTCTTCAGGTCGGGTGAATTCGCAAACTGCTCCTTGCTGTTGCTCGCGGCCTGCTGCACCAGTGTGTCGTTCCAGCCGCTTCCCTTGATCGCGCCGTTCACGTAAGCGAACTGGTCGTCGTCGGTCAGCTCGCCCTCGAAGGTTCAGGTTCATCGGCTGCCTGCGGTGTTCTTCAGCGTGTGGTGGGTCAGCACCGCCTTGCTGAGGTCACCGAGCACCACCTTCATGTTCATCGGCGACGTGATGTAAAAGGTGTGGCCCGACTTGCGCAGCAGGACGGGCAGGTGGAAGTCTACGGGGCAAGCGCGCCGTGCGGGCGTTACCACCTCTGGACCCCAACGATCCGGACGTTGATGAGCAAGGCCGCCCGATTGCTCTCTTCGCCGGCGCCTGCGATGCCTTCAGCCGATTCGGTCGGCGACCCGTTGACTTGACGCAACACCGATCGCCTTTGTCGCGGGGCGTCTCGCAAGGTTAGTTCAGGGCTCGGGCCGAGTCCGACGTGGACGGGTATCGAATGCAAAGCGGGGGTACAGACGGGGGTGCAATTCGAAATTGGCTTTCCGACAAGTGAGCATCCATGCGGCCTGCAGACGATCTTTCAATCTCTCCACCGCCACCATTTTCCTGAAGATGAAAAGCGATTTGGATTGTCCAGGTCGCTTTTTTGTTTTCCGAGCCGCTTCTTGCAGCGCCGAAAATTCGGCGACACGCCTGTCGGCTCGAGCTGACGTCGACTGGCGCCACGCACCGGCTGCATTCCTGAGCCAACGGCATAGAACCGGGGCAAAGGAGAGCACCATGGCCACCCATCCCGATCTTCCGTCCCCGATCACGCCGGATCTGCCTGTGGAGCCCGACGAAGGGCCGAGCACGCCGCCGGACGACCCGACCGATCCCGAGCCGCCTCCCACCACGTCGTGAATTCGGCGCGCGAGCCGCGATAAGCTCGCGCCATGGATGAACTCGATTGCGCCGTCATCGGCGGCGGTGTGGTGGGACTGGCAGTGGCACGCGCCTTGGCGCTTGCAGGCCGGGAAGTGGTTGTGCTGGAAGCCGAAGGTGCCATTGGCACCGGCACCAGTTCGCGCAACAGCGAGGTGATTCACGCGGGCATCTACTACCCGCAGGGCTCGCTCAAGGCCCGCCTCTGTGTGGAGGGAAAGCAGGCGCTCTATGACTACGCGGGGCAGCGCGGTGTGCCCCACCAGCGCTGCGGCAAGCTCATTGTGGCGACCTCGGCCGAGCAGGTGGCTCAGCTCGAAATCATCCGCGCCAAGGCGGCCGCCAACGGCGTCGGCGACCTCGTGCTGCTGACGGCGCAACAGGCCATGGCGATGGAGCCGCAGCTGCACTGCGTGGCGGCATTGCATTCGCCGAGCACCGGCATCGTCGACAGCCATGCCTTGATGCTGAGCCTGCTCGGCGACCTGGAGAACGCGGGCGGCATGCTGGCGTTGAAATCGCCCATCGCCCGTGCGGAGTGCGGCCAGGACGCTATCGTCCTGGTAGCGGAAGACGGAACGGCGCTGCGCTGCAACACCGTCGTCAATGCGGCCGGTCTCCTCGGGCCCCACCTGGCCCGACGCTTCGAAGGCCTGCCAGCAGGGGCCGTGCCCACCGCCTACTTTGCCAAGGGCAACTACTTCACCCTGTCAGGCCGCGCGCCTTTCAGCCGCCTCGTCTACCCGGTGCCCGAGCCCGGTGGATTGGGGGTGCACCTGACGATCGATCTGGGCGGGCAAGCCAAGTTCGGGCCCGATGTGCAATGGGTGGAATCGGCCGACGACCTGGTGGTGGACCCGGCGCGCGGCAATGGCTTCTATGCCGAGGTGCGCAAGTATTGGCCCGCGTT
It includes:
- a CDS encoding NAD(P)/FAD-dependent oxidoreductase, with product MDELDCAVIGGGVVGLAVARALALAGREVVVLEAEGAIGTGTSSRNSEVIHAGIYYPQGSLKARLCVEGKQALYDYAGQRGVPHQRCGKLIVATSAEQVAQLEIIRAKAAANGVGDLVLLTAQQAMAMEPQLHCVAALHSPSTGIVDSHALMLSLLGDLENAGGMLALKSPIARAECGQDAIVLVAEDGTALRCNTVVNAAGLLGPHLARRFEGLPAGAVPTAYFAKGNYFTLSGRAPFSRLVYPVPEPGGLGVHLTIDLGGQAKFGPDVQWVESADDLVVDPARGNGFYAEVRKYWPALPDGALIPGYAGMRPKISGPDEPARDFMIDGPESHGVRGLVNLFGIESPGLTSSLAIGRYVERLLAAG
- a CDS encoding M12 family metallopeptidase; protein product: MTIVRKICSPYLPVHSGRPATTARASEQAATDERVDNIRIRPLGAPAAGRARAAVERMKLWDNGRTLRVKFLDGVPEVQARVEAIAHEWEAIANLTLKFVAAGASEIRISFAEKGFSWSTVGTDALTVAATKATMNYGWLEPSTALREYQRVVRHEFGHALGMIHEHQNPAAQGQIPWDKEKVYAYYAQQNWTRDDVDFNLFQLYSEDSTNHTAFDPTSIMEYAIPDSLTVGSYSVGWNTEFSATDIEFMRRQYPRASPGTVELAIGAARTSAELATAGEVDTYHFDVAAAGTHIMTTEGPSDTVLTLHGPNDAGAVLAWDDDRGKGLNARIMRKLQPGSYWLSVRHKSAQSTGSYTVGVKKSG